The window taaattaaaattaaataaggatttgaataaaaattttgtaGAAAATACAAAAGCGAGAATGATGCTGAATATAgaagtaataatataattatataaaagaTATTTAGTATTTATgtaagaaaaataataaaatattattgataattttagACAGTATGTTTTTCCTATTAAGaatactaaaaaaaaaggaaatcAATCAAGTtctataataattaaatttgcTGTTTggttatttaaatttgtaattttattttaagaagttaattattagatttCTACATAGcattataaatatagaaagaaaatgaataagGTATTTTGGTATGGAGCGGCggtaaaaaaaatagctaatatgaaataataaatttaagaGATGTTTTGTCCGAATAAAATTCTCTTTTATATATCTATCAGAATATATAAATCGTTgatttattcttaaaaGTTCGTATTTccattaaaaaatgattaaattaatttctatttatAGGCTATGAAAAGTTTTTAaccaataaaaaaaaaaaaagaaattacaaatatGGAATAATGACAcgtattaatattatgcaaatatattacatgcatttttatatattgcatgtaatatatttgtttatttatttataatttacatactaaaataaaaaatgagtATGCACTTAGTTACTGATAGCCACACATCAAAGTAAACATCTTGATTAACAAGAATTTGAAGGATTATTTACTTggataatttatttaatataaatgtatataaatatagaaattatGGTTGATTTcaatcattaaataattaaaaatgacTAAATCCAGTCAATTCATAGAAATTTTACCGCCCTACAAATTTAGGCCattaagaaaagaatatcGTCtataattcaagaaataacAATTATTCATGTCAGGTGGTTCTATATAATCATTTTTCAAGGCTGGTGGATTGTTTATGTGTTGGAATGATCCTATTGTTACTTTGATATTTACTTGGTTTTACAGTAACTCGtttattttgtattaaatatagtaaattaataaaagatgcagctaataaatatcataataaaaataattgtgATATTTGTGATTAATATAGAGTATTTTCCGAGAGAAGATAAAAAATTAGGCTTGGTTATAAACTCTTTATTACATTtaactttgaaaaataatattggttCAAATTCTATATCAATGACAAATAATTTGGTTACTAGTACATCTACAAATGATCAAAGTATAACGAGCGAATTCCAAAGAATGAATTCGATTGACATTAATGATGAaaccaataatattgaatctGTGACTGTAAGTATAAGTTGCAATTCATTAGAAAGTTTGATTCGTGAATTGGAACTACGAAGtcaaattctttcaatACAGGGACCAGCACTATTACATTCTCTAATAAGCAATGAATGCTTGGCTCATTTAGAAGAAATGGCTTTAATATGTATGAATAAGAAACATAGTAAATATCTTGGCTGtagtattattagaaaaagtCTATACAAGGTTAGgaaacaaattaaaaagaataacagatatttattaaaaatagcAAGATTTGAAGAAGCatttattacaataatTCCAACTCTTAAAGGATATTATAGGAGTTGTGGTAATAATGTGAATATTCCAGAGactaaattaaatgaatttaaaagtttTGCTTCAAGTTTTggttttatttcttttttggcAGATTTgagaaatgaaaatgaaaggattttttcagaaatatgcgatttttcaatattgaatgagatgaaaaggaaattattatcttttaaGCCACGAGTTACTTTCAAAAAAGGAACATGTTTTAAACCAAGAGGGAGAGATATTAAAGCACTAAGTCTTTCTCAATATTTAGATAGAAATGATAGGCTTTATGATTCTGAGTTAAAAAGTGGTGATTTTGGAGCTAAATTGGGACAGAAAGTGGCCACAGTGCCAGAATCACGCTTAAGTTCAACTAGGATTACTTACTTTGGTGGGAGATCTAAGACGGGTTCAGATTCAGACTCCGATTCAGATTCAGATTCGGACACAAGCTCAGATTCAGATTCGGATTCAGATTCAGATTCAGATTCAGATTCAGATTCGGATTCTGACTCAGATTCGGACTCAAATTCGAATTCAGATCCAAATTCAGAATCAGGAGGATTAGGAGGAGGAACAGGAGGATTAGAAGGAAcaggaggaggaggagaaGCGGGAACAGGAGGGTTgggaggaggaggaggaacAGGAGGATTgggaggaggaggaggaggaacAGGAGCAGGGGAAGCAGGAGCAGGGACTGCGATGGGAAGAGGAGCGGGAAGAGTAAGGAGAGTATTACACTCAGCATTTTTCTCTGGTAAAAGCTCTGTTTTTTGCTCCAGCATTAATTTAGAATCTAGGCCATTTTTAAAAGAGAGGCAAGAGACTAAAAATGTTAAGGAAGAGCGTTTAGCAAGCATTCCAGAATCTGAATCGGATACTGACTCGGATTCAGACTCTGAAAGTTTAGGAAGCTCAATTGAAAAGCCAAGCGTTGAGGGaaatttaagaaaagaGAGTGGATTATCAGGTTCAGAAACGAATACAGGAGAAGAAAGCACTAAGGCACTAGAGCGAGTTTCATGCACGGGAGGAACAGATTCTGATACAACTGGAGACTTTGATAGTAGGTCGAGCGGAACACTAGGTTTTGTAATAAAAGGTTCAGGTTTGGGAGGATCGAGTTCAATAGAAGCTGCATTAGGGAGTTCAGGTTTAGGTGTATTGAGCTCAAGAGGAAGAGGCTCAGGTAGAGGAGGCTCAGTCCGAGGAAGAGCGAGCTCAGGAGCAATTAGAACCAACGGAGGCTCAAGTGGAATAGGAGCAAGCTCTGGAGGAAATGGTATGGGAAGACTCACAGGTAGGGGAGGATTAGGTTCAGGAACAGCTGGAAGCTCAAGCAGAGGAAGGGGCTTAGCCAGGGGAGGGTTAAGTTCAGAAGTAGTTGGAGCAATTGGAGGTCCAGATAGAGGAGGCTCAACTAGAGGAAGAGGCTCAGGCAGGGGAGGGTTAAGTTCAGGAGCAGTTGGGATAATTGGAAGCTCAAACAGAGGAAGAGGCTCAGACCGGGGAGGCTCAGGGAGAGGAGGCTCAAGCAGAATAGGAGCAAGCTTTGGAGCAGTTGGAGCAATTGGAGGTCCAGATAGAGGAAGCTCAAGCAGAGGAGGAATGAGCACAAGAGGAAGAGGTACGGGAAGATTTCCAAGTAGAGGAGGATCAAGCTCCGCAACGGCTGGAAGCTCAAGCAGAGGGGGGGCGAGCTCAGGAACTGTTGGAACAATTGGAGGCTCAGTAAGAGGAGGGGGCTCAAGCAGAGGAGGTCTGAACTCAAGAACAAGAGGCACGGAAATAATTCCAGGAAGGGGAAGACTAAGTTCAGGAGTAGTTGGAACAATTGAAGGTTCGGGTAGAGGAGGCTACAGTAGAGGAGGGTTAGGTTCAGGAACAACTGGAAGCTCAAGCAGAGGAAGGGGCTTAGCCAGGGGAGGGTTAAGTTCAGAAGTAGTTGGAACAATTGGAGGCTCAGTTAGAGGAGGCTCAGTTAGAGGAGGCTCAACTAGAGGAAGAGGCTCAGGGAGGGGAGGCTCAGGGAGAGGAGCAGTTGGAACAATTGGAGGCTCAGGGAGGGGAGGCTCAAGCAGAATAGGAGCAGGCTCTGGAGCAGTTGGAGCAATTGGAGGTCCAGATAGAGGAGGCTCAAACAGAGGCGGAATGAGCACAAGAGGAGGTTCAGGCAGAGGAGGAAGTGGTATAGGAAGACTCACAGGTAGGGGAAGGTTAGGTTCAGGAACAACAAACCATTCAAATTGTTCTTTAGGTACAACTGAACAGAGTATTACTTCCGATCTTCTAAACTCAAGATCAAGGTCAAgttcaaaatcaataacAAGATCAAGATCAAGGTCAAGAACAAGATCAAGAACAAGAACAAGAACAAGATCAAGATCAAGATCAAGATCAAGATCAAGGACAAAAACAGATCCAGAATCTAATTCTAGATCTAGTCCAAAATCAGGAATAAGCTCAAATACTTCGCCGGCAAAAGATATTTCTGGtcttaatagaaaattacCTTCATATATGAAATCAACAATTAGTTCCAGAAACAAATCAGTATCgagaaattaattaagaAAATCTCCACACAAAGCTAACTTCTATTTGtaatttgtattttcaCGTTTTATTCAAGTACTTGTGCTTTTTAATTTAGgttttataattatttaattaagaatttattaagcAATAAAAAACTCATCTTTTCACTatccttttctttctctttctcaatttttttttctataattaaatataaatcttTACTTTCTCCCCCGCTTTGATTTTCAATTGCACTGTGCATCGTACCCGCCAAACACCGGTACTGAATATATTACATTTTCCAcatgtaaaaaaaaaaactttttttttctacaTAAAATGATTAACTAAGTAATTATTAAGAAGAATACCTTTtgtttctcttttttttcatactcaatattttatttgagcTTGTTTGCAATTGAAAGTATTTAAAGGTACCACTGCTATTTCCCCACAAAAGTgtgaatataaatattattgaataagaacaaaaaataaatttttgttaataaatattattattattcctAGTATATATCAGGTTTCAAAACTTAGGTagtaaaaatgaatataaatgaGTTCTATTATTGTGATTAGTTTGATATATTATGATAATCATTtgataaaagaaaaatttgttgaatagtaataaaaatcatATATTTGAGTCCAATtcatataaaaaaaaagaaaagttatttaaaCTAATTTGAAAGAAGTTATAAGAGTAgtagaattattattattaataattgtttcttctttatttcaaattcatttctGACATGACTAATATTTGAGATAAATTGTCTCGATTTTACCGCCCAaagtttatattttttctaaatgCTGTTTTATAGGTGGTTTGACAAAGAAGGgattgaataaaaaaaagtatttatAATCAAgtgataaatatttttaatagtaatagcAGTAGAGATattaaagtaaataaaCTAGTTTTAAATgcaaaatttatatttctaatttaataatatcttacttataatgaaaaagaaaaaaaccattattaaaacaattaaaaatatggCGCCAATATTGCATGTTGTTAccataaattaataaaagaataatgATTATATTAAAGTATTGATCttacaaaaataaaataagaattaaataataaaacagAAATACTTTTTTCCCCAAAAGagattatttatataaaataattaattgattttttttcatccCACATTTAAATATCTACAAACATGCATGCATGAATGCATGCAGTATCTTTTGCAGTAAAGTCTAAGTATAGGCCTATTTTGATAAGATAACTCACTTTTTAGAACTCAAATTAGAGagaaaaattcattaaataaattatatgaTTAGATAAGAGCAAAAGATGATAACAAAACATGAAATTGTTAATATCTGTTCTAGTctgaaaattattcttctaaataatcattaatatctactttaacaaatattgataaataagATAATTCTGCTGATTCCATCATgattactaatattaaaggTAACAATGCAGAACTCTGTGATTTCTATAATGATCcaaaaagaagagaaagGGAAAACGATTacattaataaagaaacaTTTCCAACCCTTGATCTTTCTATAGAAGGTATCCAAGAAAGTATATCTAAAGTTTGGGATGAATGCCAACAGGGAcaagaattattagaagaaattgatcGTATTCTTACCATTTTATACTCAAAAATTTCAGcattttcatcttcaaataatgcTTGCTTTTCATTACAATCAGTTTCTGAGTTAGATTCTCTCGTTAAAGAATATGAGATTAAAAGATCTCTTATTTATGAAACTTTGAGTGGAAAAATCAATCTAAAGAGTGAGCTGGAACTATTATATCTTGattttataaaaaaacaattcCAAGAAACTCATATTCCATTGGAAGGTGTTCAAGAGACTACCAACATAAATCAATCTTTTTTCTCCAATAATATAACTCAAATGTCTTCAAATTCCTGTTCTGATTGGAGTATGATCAATGAAATAGACCAAAATGCTTATTCCAGTGGTTTAGATAGctttgaagatgatgatgatcAAGATAATGAATCTATGATACTCGATATGAGCATTTCAGGTAGCCATTCAACAAATTTCGAGTATATTCATCAAACCCAGGAAGATAGGCTTGAACAAAATGGGCAAGAGATTCTTAATGTCTTAGAGATTGAACAAGAACGTAGCGATGATGGTTTTATTCCTTCTTTTATCTTCCACTTTTAATGGCAATCGCATACCATTccaaatcaaaataaattatcgGGAGAATGAGAATTCGACTTCTTGCCTTTTCTCTATTTACCCAAATggttttttttcttgttgATATTGAATAAGAGCCAATAACCAAACAAGCattttaatgatattttatAGTAAAGATAATAACATTTAAActtatttaatgatttacCAAAATTTCCCAAAAGAAAACGTtacttctttaataaaaaacaCGATCAGTACTCTTTTTTGTTCTCCTCTTCCTCTTTTTGagttaatttattacattACTCGTTACctaattattaaatgatcaatatataaaaatatgtGTTATACTAAATATCTCCTTTTCTGTATGTGGTATTCAATGTATTTACAGAAGGTGGTGATGGGATTGAAACTTCCTTTACTAGTGAAATATACTGTGATATTgccaaattatttatcatACTCTGATCACAAGATCCTTGTTGCTGAGATGACTGATTTTGATCAACATTTAAGTTCACCTTTAGTGCCTCAAATAAGCTATAAAAGAGGAAATTTCCATTTGTCACAATGTTCCACCTCATTGATGAAAGATATATATTCTTTGGTTTTGAGTTATATAAGCCACTTATTGGTATTGTAGATTTAAACAATAACTCCAGTAAAGCTGCTCTATCCTCATCAGTTTGAGTGTTATGTTTCAAATTAGATATCAAATAATCATCAGATATTGATGGATGCTTATTTGATATACTCTTTGGTATTTGTTGCATTACATATCTTGAAACTATGCAAGTATCTATAAAAGGATGTGTTAAAAGCTGATTCACGTTAGGCCTATTTGATGGATCCCATTGCAGTGTccattttaataaatgcCTTAATGCATCAAACCACAATGATTCATTCTCGGTTTTCTCTGAAAATGTGATTCCCATTTCTCTTGGAAATGAAATCTTGCTCTGGTCATTCTGTAAAAACATCAATATTTCATGAGGAGCTATATTCGACTTTCCAGATGATCCACCTTTCTTGCCTCCAGCAGTTGTACTAGATGAACCTTTACTTGTATTTGATATTGGTTGTTGGAATAAATGCCTTTTGTAAGTTATTCTATACAATATGGCACCTAAAGACCAAATATCTGCAGTTCTAGACATGACTTGATGTGGCATCCTTAACTTTGAAGCAACTGCAGCAGCAGCAAATTTACTTTCTGGTATTGTTACTGGACGAACAGTCTCTGGAGCCATAAATGGTAAAGATCCAACGGCCTTGTCTCTAAATATATGCGTTGTATCATCAGCAATAGGTCTAGAAATACCAAAATCTATAATCTTGACAGTTTTATTATGCAATTTGGACTTTTCTATACTTGTACTATTACTAGTACTATTTGAAGAcgatgaagaagaattatCACCTAAAAGCTCTGAAGGAGCAACAGATGAACCACTATTTGGGTGATAAACATTCTCAATATCAAGATTTACCAAACTATCTCTCGTGTTAGGCATTCCATTTCCTTTCTTTTCCACAAAAACAAAGTTTGCTGGCTTTATATCTCCATGAACTATTCTTAAATCATGTACATTCTTTAGTGCAAGTACCATTTCTGTCCAAATAGATCTTAACACACTTATACTGGGTAATGGAGTGCTTCCTTGCAAGATCCCATTTAAGTCCTTGACCCCCAATTCCATAATTATGTCAATCGCACCACAACTGAGTGCAATTTCCGAATCTATAAGTTGTATTACATGAGGACAACCTCTAAGCTTCTTTAGCAGATTCACTTCCTCTGTAAACATTAATAGCAACTGCTGCTCTTCGTTATCATCGTCCTCATCCTCgtcatcttcttcttcataGACCCCATTGTCATTATTGTTAACAATACTCTTGCGAATACTTTTCCTGGATCTACCTCCACTTGGAGGACATAAATCTTTCTCCGAGTTCTTCTCTTCTTGTTCCTTGTGAGCATTACTGTGATCATgattttttgtaaatacTCGAACGCATTTAAGGGCATATAGTTCTCCCGTTTTTGACTCTTTTACTTTGTAAACCTGAGAAGATCCACCTTTTTGTATGGATGATATAATTTCATAATACTTTCCATTCACTTCCAACTTATATCCTGGGTATTTCACAGCAGGCTctaatgaatatttacaaaCAAATGGATTTAGGCtcaaatcatttttttctgcACCATTAGTCATATAAACTTCATTGTCTGTATCCATTCTGACAGCTGAATTATTAACGTTAGTGCAATTACCaccattaatattagtattattagtattaatgTTACTGCTAgtattactatttattatatttttccCACTTTCTTCAATGTTAAAACCGATCCTTCTTCCATACTCCCTTTGTCTGTTTACTTGCTggttaatattattactatcaATATTCATATGATCACGCATTGAATTTGTGTTATCATTTAACTTTATATGAGGTTCAT is drawn from Cryptosporidium parvum Iowa II chromosome 4, whole genome shotgun sequence and contains these coding sequences:
- a CDS encoding large glycine-rich repeat low complexity protein (possible cryptosporidium-specific paralog); this translates as MQLINIIIKIIVIFVINIEYFPREDKKLGLVINSLLHLTLKNNIGSNSISMTNNLVTSTSTNDQSITSEFQRMNSIDINDETNNIESVTVSISCNSLESLIRELELRSQILSIQGPALLHSLISNECLAHLEEMALICMNKKHSKYLGCSIIRKSLYKVRKQIKKNNRYLLKIARFEEAFITIIPTLKGYYRSCGNNVNIPETKLNEFKSFASSFGFISFLADLRNENERIFSEICDFSILNEMKRKLLSFKPRVTFKKGTCFKPRGRDIKALSLSQYLDRNDRLYDSELKSGDFGAKLGQKVATVPESRLSSTRITYFGGRSKTGSDSDSDSDSDSDTSSDSDSDSDSDSDSDSDSDSDSDSDSNSNSDPNSESGGLGGGTGGLEGTGGGGEAGTGGLGGGGGTGGLGGGGGGTGAGEAGAGTAMGRGAGRVRRVLHSAFFSGKSSVFCSSINLESRPFLKERQETKNVKEERLASIPESESDTDSDSDSESLGSSIEKPSVEGNLRKESGLSGSETNTGEESTKALERVSCTGGTDSDTTGDFDSRSSGTLGFVIKGSGLGGSSSIEAALGSSGLGVLSSRGRGSGRGGSVRGRASSGAIRTNGGSSGIGASSGGNGMGRLTGRGGLGSGTAGSSSRGRGLARGGLSSEVVGAIGGPDRGGSTRGRGSGRGGLSSGAVGIIGSSNRGRGSDRGGSGRGGSSRIGASFGAVGAIGGPDRGSSSRGGMSTRGRGTGRFPSRGGSSSATAGSSSRGGASSGTVGTIGGSVRGGGSSRGGLNSRTRGTEIIPGRGRLSSGVVGTIEGSGRGGYSRGGLGSGTTGSSSRGRGLARGGLSSEVVGTIGGSVRGGSVRGGSTRGRGSGRGGSGRGAVGTIGGSGRGGSSRIGAGSGAVGAIGGPDRGGSNRGGMSTRGGSGRGGSGIGRLTGRGRLGSGTTNHSNCSLGTTEQSITSDLLNSRSRSSSKSITRSRSRSRTRSRTRTRTRSRSRSRSRSRTKTDPESNSRSSPKSGISSNTSPAKDISGLNRKLPSYMKSTISSRNKSVSRN
- a CDS encoding Ser/Thr protein kinase, which encodes MMDWTSVIERDLRRLSELSKGDITSILGFLHHDACDGKLYRLVRSSFPFNLSSGPPNWGLCRPSEVPSTISLSLSYVYRNAVEAANAKLPIKWTEEHVELYLEATIVSCWSSLSENESENSDPDLGELEIGTDLLNEISLQPVGQKDSRIWGLWAVLDFLNNSRKQSETFSNGSLIYNAAKEGMKRIEQGRFYKSEPEALLTAVTTQFTSIMQKSKSGGSIKSPRDINLEQIVTLTQNQNIGHNHNHQNSGNSSSGVETTSTIEDSSSSSSTSAKPVESHRAAIRYVPSKRLGGRAHVFSLSSTTSSTMAATPAVNKINDSTQYGGYSSSNVGNSQLNVTGSNDNIYGSMNCDPKTPIPIRRQRVDEPHIKLNDNTNSMRDHMNIDSNNINQQVNRQREYGRRIGFNIEESGKNIINSNTSSNINTNNTNINGGNCTNVNNSAVRMDTDNEVYMTNGAEKNDLSLNPFVCKYSLEPAVKYPGYKLEVNGKYYEIISSIQKGGSSQVYKVKESKTGELYALKCVRVFTKNHDHSNAHKEQEEKNSEKDLCPPSGGRSRKSIRKSIVNNNDNGVYEEEDDEDEDDDNEEQQLLLMFTEEVNLLKKLRGCPHVIQLIDSEIALSCGAIDIIMELGVKDLNGILQGSTPLPSISVLRSIWTEMVLALKNVHDLRIVHGDIKPANFVFVEKKGNGMPNTRDSLVNLDIENVYHPNSGSSVAPSELLGDNSSSSSSNSTSNSTSIEKSKLHNKTVKIIDFGISRPIADDTTHIFRDKAVGSLPFMAPETVRPVTIPESKFAAAAVASKLRMPHQVMSRTADIWSLGAILYRITYKRHLFQQPISNTSKGSSSTTAGGKKGGSSGKSNIAPHEILMFLQNDQSKISFPREMGITFSEKTENESLWFDALRHLLKWTLQWDPSNRPNVNQLLTHPFIDTCIVSRYVMQQIPKSISNKHPSISDDYLISNLKHNTQTDEDRAALLELLFKSTIPISGLYNSKPKNIYLSSMRWNIVTNGNFLFYSLFEALKVNLNVDQNQSSQQQGSCDQSMINNLAISQYISLVKEVSIPSPPSVNTLNTTYRKGDI